One genomic region from Candidatus Endomicrobiellum trichonymphae encodes:
- a CDS encoding DNA adenine methylase: MYKIQNRRYIGSKSKLISFIVKVLDLENIKFNTFSDLFAGTGVVSEYFLSQNKKVYINDSLYSNYIFYNAWLSSGKYNQAKIYKLLNYYNNSKDYIKDNYFSDTFSGTYFSYSNAKFIGSVREHLETIKNEVTEREYYILLSSLLYSADKIANTVRHYEAFLSSTPKDKKIELLPLKIKQYKYSPIITCKNANSIADSIIADLTYIDPPYNARQYINFYHILENIAEWKKMSISGKTLKMPRNNKKSDYSKSKALNSLTDLLSKLKTKYIVLSYNNTYHANSEASNNKIKFEQLQDILSKLGKLKIYDYDHKFFNSGKTFFNGHKEFVFICKVP, translated from the coding sequence GTGTATAAAATACAAAATCGTAGGTATATTGGTAGTAAATCAAAGCTCATTAGTTTTATTGTGAAAGTGTTAGATCTGGAGAATATCAAATTTAACACTTTTTCTGATTTATTTGCCGGGACAGGAGTAGTTTCTGAATATTTTTTATCACAAAATAAAAAAGTCTATATAAATGATAGTTTGTATTCAAATTATATTTTTTATAATGCGTGGCTTTCTAGTGGCAAATACAATCAAGCCAAAATATATAAATTATTGAATTATTATAACAATTCAAAAGATTATATAAAAGATAATTATTTTTCAGATACATTTTCTGGAACATACTTTTCATACTCTAATGCGAAATTTATAGGTTCTGTAAGAGAACATTTAGAAACTATAAAAAATGAAGTAACGGAACGAGAATATTACATACTTCTCAGTTCTTTACTGTACTCAGCTGACAAAATTGCAAATACTGTTAGACACTATGAAGCATTCTTATCTTCTACTCCAAAGGATAAAAAAATAGAACTTCTCCCTCTTAAAATTAAACAATATAAATATTCGCCAATAATTACTTGCAAAAATGCTAATAGTATTGCTGATAGCATAATTGCAGATTTAACATATATAGACCCTCCGTATAATGCAAGGCAGTATATAAATTTTTATCATATATTAGAGAATATAGCAGAGTGGAAAAAGATGTCAATTTCAGGTAAAACTCTAAAAATGCCAAGAAATAACAAAAAAAGTGATTATTCAAAATCAAAGGCATTAAATTCTTTAACAGATTTATTGTCTAAACTTAAAACCAAATATATTGTACTATCATATAATAATACTTATCATGCTAATAGTGAAGCATCTAATAATAAAATTAAATTTGAGCAACTTCAAGATATTTTATCCAAATTGGGTAAATTGAAAATTTATGATTATGACCATAAATTTTTTAATTCAGGTAAAACATTTTTTAACGGGCATAAAGAATTTGTTTTTATATGCAAAGTTCCGTGA
- a CDS encoding Dam family site-specific DNA-(adenine-N6)-methyltransferase, protein MIKSPLNYTGNKSRLLDQLFPHFPQKINKFVDMCCGGASVGLNVNAKYIICFDNNKKVIELLKTLRFLSEKLIIDKMEGFINTFKLSDTFNNGYDMYRKYIQGNNGLKQFNAEGYAKLRSFYNDDSFNTHRDSAVCLFTLLVFCFNNDLRFNSAGKFNMPVGKTDFNESIRKKLTSFKYGLKNKNIKFVQSDFRVIKELDLRKDDFVYIDPPYLITNAVYNWSGSKWDEVKETELLSVLLYLNEKGIRFALSNVLRKGANVNKILLSWIKKNKFDINYISYHYRSSSYNKKDRATPEEEVLITNYSV, encoded by the coding sequence ATGATAAAATCTCCATTAAACTACACAGGGAATAAATCAAGGCTTTTAGATCAACTATTCCCTCATTTCCCACAAAAAATAAACAAATTTGTAGATATGTGTTGTGGCGGAGCAAGTGTTGGGCTAAATGTAAATGCTAAATATATTATTTGTTTTGACAATAATAAAAAAGTTATAGAACTATTAAAAACTCTTCGCTTCTTATCTGAGAAATTAATTATTGATAAGATGGAGGGATTTATCAACACATTCAAATTATCAGATACTTTCAATAATGGCTATGATATGTACAGAAAATATATTCAGGGAAATAATGGCTTAAAACAGTTTAATGCTGAAGGATATGCAAAGTTACGTAGTTTTTATAATGATGATTCTTTTAATACGCATAGAGACAGTGCAGTGTGTTTATTTACCCTGTTAGTTTTTTGTTTTAATAATGACTTGCGTTTTAATTCTGCAGGGAAGTTCAATATGCCTGTTGGTAAAACAGACTTTAATGAAAGTATTCGCAAAAAATTAACTTCTTTTAAATATGGACTAAAGAATAAAAACATTAAGTTTGTTCAATCAGATTTTAGAGTTATTAAAGAGCTTGATTTACGCAAAGATGATTTTGTTTATATAGATCCGCCATATTTAATTACAAATGCTGTTTATAATTGGAGCGGTTCAAAGTGGGATGAGGTTAAAGAGACAGAATTACTTTCAGTTTTGTTGTATTTGAACGAAAAAGGAATAAGATTCGCTCTATCAAATGTATTAAGAAAAGGCGCTAATGTAAATAAAATCTTATTATCATGGATTAAAAAGAATAAATTCGATATTAATTACATAAGTTATCATTATCGTTCTTCAAGTTATAATAAAAAGGATAGGGCAACGCCAGAAGAAGAGGTTTTAATAACAAATTATAGTGTATAA
- a CDS encoding HNH endonuclease signature motif containing protein, which yields MAEKLYGIIQKNGIQYVTAFLYLYLLLGRYFGIDKQSLIDIDKITNNFNGDLVATAQDLILNNNNNNRLFVSSILYNPTCDIGYEFAYKILSNEVKDNDLEYLYKYINGKDSPLRIKILNAGGKKNFVSDVFTVVNYYIFKKTCLKNTGIDNLKEKREKIINTYVDLLFTKGLNKFLGIGDNDKDLTKQIFKRLSKYILEVIFYASGVKEEDKNVLFNKNTSRKFSLDQKQEVINKYEKRCFFDYGDYSEWHKKGYFLTKKRLVYLEIHHLIKLEHSHLFNNDIDIKENMIPLCPNCHRKLHNAQNNIVKDLLIKMYSGIDKKAWIKKGIFVDINTLGSFYGLEEDLEENK from the coding sequence TTGGCAGAAAAACTTTATGGTATCATTCAAAAGAATGGTATTCAATATGTGACGGCTTTTCTATATTTATATCTTTTATTGGGGAGATATTTTGGCATTGATAAACAGTCATTAATTGATATTGATAAAATTACCAATAATTTCAATGGCGATTTAGTAGCAACTGCGCAAGATTTAATTTTAAATAATAATAATAATAATAGGCTTTTTGTATCTTCCATCTTATATAATCCAACTTGCGATATAGGGTATGAGTTTGCCTATAAAATATTATCTAATGAAGTAAAAGATAACGATTTAGAATATTTATACAAATATATTAATGGAAAAGATAGTCCATTAAGAATAAAGATACTAAATGCCGGTGGAAAAAAGAATTTTGTATCTGATGTTTTTACAGTAGTAAATTATTACATTTTTAAAAAGACTTGTTTAAAGAATACAGGTATTGATAATTTAAAGGAAAAAAGAGAAAAAATTATCAATACTTATGTTGATTTACTATTTACAAAAGGGCTTAATAAGTTTCTGGGAATTGGCGATAATGATAAAGATTTAACAAAACAAATTTTTAAGAGATTATCAAAGTATATATTAGAAGTCATTTTTTACGCTTCTGGAGTAAAAGAAGAAGATAAGAATGTTCTTTTTAATAAAAATACTAGTCGTAAGTTTTCATTAGATCAAAAGCAAGAGGTTATTAATAAATATGAAAAAAGATGTTTTTTTGATTATGGGGACTACTCAGAGTGGCATAAGAAAGGATATTTTTTAACTAAGAAGCGTTTAGTTTATCTTGAAATTCATCATCTAATAAAGTTAGAGCATTCTCATTTGTTTAACAATGATATAGATATAAAAGAAAACATGATACCCTTATGTCCAAATTGTCATCGTAAATTACATAACGCACAGAATAATATTGTTAAAGATTTGCTGATTAAAATGTATAGTGGAATAGATAAAAAAGCGTGGATTAAAAAAGGTATTTTTGTTGATATTAATACTCTTGGGAGTTTTTACGGATTAGAGGAAGATTTGGAAGAAAATAAATGA
- the radC gene encoding RadC family protein, which yields MPCKKRDAGKNNLLMNIKKPEPHYLGHRCRLRKKFISGGFSNLADYEILELTLTYVLPRKDVKALAKEMINKFGSLKQVFDADTDQLKGIKGISDYSAEFLLFLKKFVSLYLSLDIKEKDRLSSPKNVKDYLISTLSGENIEKFYAILLNSGNRVTDCLEIESGTVNKSLLIPRKIAEIALKCRAASVVIAHNHPGGTLKPSQNDINATVAVKKALESIEISLLDHIIISNNNYFSFKEYSLI from the coding sequence GTGCCTTGCAAAAAAAGAGATGCAGGGAAAAATAATTTATTGATGAATATAAAAAAGCCAGAGCCTCATTATTTAGGACACAGATGCCGTCTGAGAAAAAAATTTATTTCCGGAGGATTCAGTAATCTTGCGGATTATGAAATATTGGAATTAACATTGACATACGTTTTGCCCAGAAAAGACGTGAAAGCTTTGGCAAAAGAAATGATAAATAAATTCGGCAGCCTAAAACAAGTTTTTGACGCTGATACAGATCAGTTGAAAGGAATTAAAGGCATTTCAGACTATTCTGCAGAGTTTCTGTTATTTTTGAAAAAGTTTGTTTCTCTGTATTTGTCTTTAGATATAAAAGAAAAAGACAGATTATCGTCACCCAAAAATGTGAAAGATTATTTGATTTCAACTTTAAGCGGTGAGAATATAGAGAAATTTTATGCAATATTGTTAAATTCAGGAAATAGAGTTACTGATTGTTTAGAAATTGAAAGCGGTACTGTAAATAAATCTTTGCTTATACCAAGAAAAATTGCGGAAATTGCGTTAAAATGCAGAGCTGCTTCTGTTGTGATAGCGCATAATCATCCCGGTGGTACTTTGAAACCGTCGCAAAATGACATAAATGCAACTGTTGCTGTGAAAAAGGCTTTGGAATCTATAGAAATTTCGCTTTTAGATCACATAATAATTTCAAATAATAATTATTTCAGCTTCAAAGAATACAGTTTGATATAA
- a CDS encoding peptide chain release factor family protein, with amino-acid sequence MTDFGVSPKKQEELDKKFEKCKVQESDIEEKFIRSSGKGGQNVNKVSTTVYLKHYPTGIEVKCRRERIQGLNRFFARRLLAEKIEEKVLGRISEKRQKIERIRRQKRKRSKRAKEKMLEGRKMCLAKKEMQGKIIY; translated from the coding sequence ATGACAGATTTTGGAGTAAGTCCAAAAAAACAAGAGGAACTTGATAAAAAGTTTGAAAAGTGCAAAGTTCAGGAATCAGATATTGAAGAAAAGTTTATCCGTTCTTCGGGAAAAGGCGGGCAGAATGTCAACAAAGTTTCGACAACTGTTTATCTGAAGCATTATCCAACGGGAATAGAAGTAAAGTGTCGCAGAGAGAGAATTCAAGGATTAAACAGATTTTTTGCAAGACGGTTGCTTGCAGAAAAAATTGAAGAAAAAGTTTTAGGAAGAATATCCGAGAAACGGCAGAAAATAGAAAGAATTCGCAGACAAAAAAGAAAGCGTTCTAAACGTGCTAAAGAAAAGATGCTTGAAGGGAGGAAAATGTGCCTTGCAAAAAAAGAGATGCAGGGAAAAATAATTTATTGA
- the phoU gene encoding phosphate signaling complex protein PhoU gives MRRFDVEMSDLQNHLLNMAVLVQKMIKTAMQELVERDPKQADTVFCLEKEVNIQEIVIDDKCLKLIALNQPVSIDLRFITSAMRINSDLERMGDEAVNISEMALDLIKYPKIKSLVYIPKMVEAVQNMVMDCIKAFNTSDSELAVSVLAKDDEVDDLKNRVLTNLKNLILKSSDIDTIQRTVDLIFVTKSIERLGDHATNISEDVIFMVHGKDVRHPYSSHGVPG, from the coding sequence ATGCGGCGTTTTGATGTTGAAATGAGTGATTTACAAAATCATCTTCTTAATATGGCTGTACTTGTTCAAAAAATGATAAAAACTGCGATGCAGGAGCTTGTCGAAAGAGATCCTAAGCAGGCTGATACTGTATTTTGTCTTGAAAAAGAAGTTAATATTCAGGAAATAGTTATTGACGATAAATGTTTAAAACTTATAGCTTTAAATCAGCCTGTCAGCATTGATTTAAGATTTATAACTTCCGCAATGCGTATTAATAGTGATTTAGAAAGAATGGGCGACGAAGCCGTAAATATAAGTGAGATGGCGTTGGATTTAATAAAGTATCCCAAAATTAAATCTCTTGTTTACATTCCTAAAATGGTGGAAGCTGTGCAAAATATGGTAATGGACTGTATAAAAGCTTTTAATACGAGCGATTCCGAACTTGCAGTGTCGGTGCTTGCAAAAGACGATGAAGTTGACGATTTAAAAAACAGAGTTCTCACTAATCTTAAAAATTTAATACTTAAATCTTCAGATATTGATACTATTCAAAGAACCGTAGATTTGATTTTTGTAACAAAAAGCATAGAGAGACTTGGCGATCATGCTACAAATATCAGCGAAGATGTTATTTTTATGGTGCACGGAAAGGATGTGCGTCATCCATATTCGTCGCACGGTGTTCCGGGGTAG
- the pstB gene encoding phosphate ABC transporter ATP-binding protein PstB, translating into MSKIEIKKFNLYYADFHALKNITINIEEKRITAMIGPSGCGKSTLLRSINRINDTIENVYTNGEINISGENIYGEKIDVDALRRNVGMVFQRPNPFPISIYENVAFGLKVNRITSNKSIIDETVERSLKAVLLWNDIKDKLRKSALILTLEQQQRLCIARLIAIAPHVILLDEPCSSLDPVATQKIEELIIQLKDRYTIVVVTHNMQQAARISHNTAFMLLGEIIEFDKTEKIFTNPSKKETGDYISGRFG; encoded by the coding sequence ATGTCAAAAATAGAAATAAAAAAATTTAATTTATATTATGCAGATTTTCATGCGCTCAAAAATATTACTATTAATATTGAAGAAAAAAGAATTACCGCGATGATAGGTCCGTCAGGCTGTGGCAAGTCTACTCTTTTAAGATCGATAAACAGAATAAATGACACGATAGAAAACGTTTATACAAATGGCGAAATCAACATATCCGGCGAAAATATTTACGGCGAGAAAATTGATGTGGATGCTTTGAGAAGAAATGTCGGAATGGTTTTCCAAAGACCCAATCCTTTTCCGATTTCAATTTATGAAAATGTTGCTTTTGGTTTAAAAGTTAACAGAATAACTTCAAATAAGAGTATTATTGACGAAACTGTGGAAAGAAGTTTAAAAGCCGTTTTGTTGTGGAACGATATTAAAGATAAACTGCGCAAATCAGCATTAATTTTGACTTTGGAACAACAGCAAAGACTTTGCATTGCAAGACTTATTGCTATAGCTCCTCATGTTATTCTTCTTGACGAGCCTTGTTCTTCTCTTGATCCGGTTGCAACACAGAAAATTGAAGAATTGATAATTCAATTAAAGGACAGATATACCATTGTAGTAGTAACGCACAACATGCAGCAAGCGGCGAGAATTTCACATAATACTGCCTTTATGCTTCTTGGCGAAATTATAGAATTTGATAAGACTGAAAAAATATTTACAAATCCGTCAAAAAAAGAAACGGGAGATTATATAAGCGGCAGGTTTGGTTAA
- a CDS encoding phosphate ABC transporter ATP-binding protein: protein MVDKIKVEDLSCYYNKKCVLESLNINIAQNEILSIIGPANSGKTTFLRTINRMNDLDATYSREGKVYLIGDNIFDMNMENLRKRIGMLFAMPIPLPMSIYENIIYAPKRLGLISKKSEQDAIVEQALRDASLWNEVKDRLSLSAMKMSGGQQQRLCIARILAINPEVILFDEPCTGLDPISTAKVEESMIELKQRYTIVLVTNNVKQASRVSDRTAFFLMGKLVEIGKTDRLFVSPKEKQTEDYITGRFG, encoded by the coding sequence ATGGTAGATAAAATTAAAGTTGAAGATTTGAGTTGTTATTATAATAAAAAATGCGTTTTGGAATCGTTGAACATTAATATCGCCCAAAATGAAATTTTAAGCATTATAGGGCCGGCAAACAGCGGCAAGACGACGTTTTTGAGAACTATAAACAGAATGAACGATTTGGATGCAACTTATTCGCGAGAAGGCAAAGTTTATCTCATAGGTGACAATATTTTTGATATGAATATGGAGAATTTAAGAAAACGCATCGGTATGCTTTTTGCTATGCCTATACCGCTTCCTATGAGCATATATGAAAATATTATCTATGCTCCGAAACGTCTGGGGCTTATTTCAAAGAAATCAGAACAGGATGCTATAGTTGAACAGGCTTTAAGAGACGCTTCTTTATGGAATGAAGTTAAAGACAGATTAAGCTTATCTGCAATGAAAATGTCTGGCGGACAGCAACAGAGACTTTGTATTGCAAGAATTCTTGCAATTAACCCTGAAGTTATTTTATTTGACGAGCCTTGCACGGGACTTGATCCAATATCTACGGCAAAGGTTGAAGAATCGATGATTGAACTTAAGCAGAGATATACTATAGTGCTTGTGACAAATAATGTAAAACAGGCATCACGCGTTAGCGATAGGACGGCATTCTTTCTTATGGGTAAACTTGTTGAAATTGGTAAAACTGATAGATTATTTGTATCTCCGAAAGAAAAACAAACGGAAGATTATATTACCGGCCGCTTTGGTTGA
- the pstA gene encoding phosphate ABC transporter permease PstA — translation MIKLNPKLSQKFSYTILFLATVLTVIPVVMIIFIIIKNGVSAITWEFLMSMPKDGMRGGGILPAILGTLLIVTCAIAITLPIGVFAAIYLNEYAKNNLLTRIIKLAIVNLAGVPSVVYGLFGLGIFVMFLKLGVSIIAGALTLSIMELPVIITTSRNALNSVPYYFRDASLSLGVSRWQTIRYIVLPNAISGILTGAILSISRISGETAPILFTATAFSVPHLPRSVLDQVMTLPYHLYIISTQIPNMPENVIFGTALVLLLMVLTMSFIAIVARIYLRKRRKW, via the coding sequence ATGATAAAACTAAATCCTAAATTGTCCCAGAAATTTTCATACACAATTCTCTTTCTCGCCACAGTTTTAACTGTTATTCCAGTCGTAATGATAATTTTTATAATCATAAAAAATGGAGTATCAGCTATAACTTGGGAGTTTTTAATGTCGATGCCTAAGGACGGAATGCGCGGAGGGGGAATTCTTCCCGCGATACTTGGTACTCTTTTAATAGTCACTTGTGCTATTGCTATAACTCTTCCGATAGGTGTTTTTGCGGCTATATATTTAAACGAATATGCAAAAAATAATTTGCTTACGAGGATAATTAAACTTGCTATAGTAAATTTGGCTGGTGTTCCATCGGTTGTTTACGGATTATTCGGACTCGGTATTTTTGTTATGTTTTTAAAACTGGGCGTTTCTATTATTGCCGGAGCTTTAACTCTGTCTATAATGGAACTTCCCGTTATTATAACCACGTCGCGCAACGCATTAAACAGCGTCCCTTATTATTTTAGAGATGCGAGTTTATCTCTTGGCGTAAGTCGCTGGCAGACTATAAGATACATAGTGCTTCCAAATGCTATTTCAGGCATTTTAACGGGAGCAATACTAAGCATTTCAAGAATATCCGGTGAGACTGCGCCTATATTATTTACTGCTACGGCATTTTCTGTTCCGCATTTACCGCGTTCTGTGCTTGATCAGGTAATGACTTTACCGTACCATTTGTATATTATTTCAACGCAGATTCCTAATATGCCTGAAAATGTGATATTCGGTACGGCTCTTGTGCTTTTGCTGATGGTTTTGACAATGAGCTTTATTGCGATCGTTGCAAGAATTTATTTAAGGAAACGCAGAAAATGGTAG
- the pstC gene encoding phosphate ABC transporter permease subunit PstC has protein sequence MRKIIDTVIETVIFICGILSIVFVILIFGFLFKEGFSFFKDFGIIKFITGQFWYPTSDTKSFGILPLIIGSVLVTVGACIIMVPIGIMTALYISEIAPKGVRDVLKSLVELMAAIPSIVIGFVGMVTLVPFVRTLFNIPTGLTAFSGSIMLAFMAMPTIVTISEDAIRSVPCQYKEGALALGATKWQTIRRIVLKAAMPGIIAAIMLGIGRVIGETMAVMMITGNSARIPHSIFEPVRTMTAVIASEMGETVVGSIHYRALFAIALVLFIVTFIVNFIADLFLGNNKNK, from the coding sequence ATGAGAAAAATTATAGACACTGTAATTGAAACGGTAATTTTTATATGCGGAATATTATCTATTGTTTTTGTCATTTTAATTTTTGGATTTTTGTTTAAAGAAGGTTTTAGTTTTTTTAAAGATTTCGGCATTATAAAATTTATTACCGGACAGTTTTGGTATCCGACTTCAGACACTAAATCATTTGGTATTCTTCCTTTAATTATCGGCTCTGTTTTAGTTACTGTCGGAGCATGCATAATAATGGTTCCTATTGGCATTATGACCGCACTTTACATTTCAGAAATTGCGCCTAAAGGCGTACGTGACGTTTTGAAGTCTTTAGTCGAGCTTATGGCTGCAATTCCAAGTATAGTTATAGGATTTGTCGGAATGGTTACACTTGTCCCTTTTGTTAGAACACTTTTTAACATACCTACCGGACTTACGGCTTTTTCGGGTTCAATAATGCTTGCATTTATGGCTATGCCTACAATAGTAACGATATCAGAAGATGCAATACGTTCGGTTCCTTGTCAGTATAAAGAAGGGGCGCTCGCTTTAGGAGCTACTAAATGGCAGACTATAAGAAGAATTGTACTGAAAGCGGCAATGCCTGGAATAATTGCCGCGATAATGCTTGGAATAGGCAGAGTTATCGGAGAGACGATGGCTGTTATGATGATAACCGGAAACTCTGCGCGTATTCCTCATTCGATTTTCGAGCCAGTGAGAACTATGACGGCTGTAATAGCCTCAGAAATGGGGGAAACTGTCGTAGGGAGCATTCATTATAGAGCGTTATTTGCCATAGCACTTGTGCTTTTTATAGTGACGTTTATCGTAAACTTTATAGCGGATTTATTTCTTGGGAATAATAAAAATAAATGA
- a CDS encoding phosphate ABC transporter substrate-binding protein, translated as MKISKLITVLLIYVFFYACVKSQVGDRHGGISIQIRGSDTIVNLIQEWVEKFVEQNPSFNISVTGGGSGTGFASLINGTCDIAMSSRRIEEKEKMLAESKNINPVEFKIGLDGLAVIVNKNNSVNKLTLEQLRDIFMARITNWKEVGGRNRKIVILSRESNSGTYMFFKERVLGVGDKNNKNEFSTQSLMMSSSQTICNEVCQNPNALGYVGMGFVDERVKPVSVAVNAESEYVYPMPENVMNGTYPISRPLYIYTNGESQDVVKMFIDYALSAAGQKIVLEADFIPIRKQSVK; from the coding sequence ATGAAAATTTCTAAACTTATTACGGTTCTTTTAATATACGTATTTTTCTACGCTTGCGTGAAATCGCAAGTCGGCGATAGGCATGGCGGCATATCTATACAAATCAGAGGATCTGACACTATCGTAAATCTTATTCAAGAATGGGTAGAAAAGTTTGTAGAACAGAATCCGTCGTTTAACATAAGTGTTACGGGGGGTGGATCGGGGACTGGCTTTGCATCTTTAATAAACGGAACATGTGATATTGCAATGTCTTCCCGTAGAATAGAAGAAAAAGAAAAGATGCTGGCGGAGAGTAAAAATATAAACCCCGTTGAATTTAAGATTGGTCTTGACGGACTTGCTGTAATTGTAAATAAAAATAATTCAGTAAATAAACTTACATTAGAACAGTTGCGAGATATTTTCATGGCAAGAATTACAAACTGGAAAGAGGTCGGAGGAAGAAACAGAAAAATAGTAATTCTTTCAAGGGAAAGTAATTCAGGAACGTATATGTTTTTTAAAGAGCGTGTCTTAGGTGTTGGTGATAAAAATAATAAAAACGAGTTTTCCACTCAGTCGCTTATGATGTCGTCTTCGCAGACTATATGCAATGAGGTTTGTCAAAATCCCAATGCTTTAGGATATGTCGGTATGGGTTTTGTAGACGAAAGAGTAAAACCTGTTTCGGTAGCGGTAAATGCGGAAAGCGAATATGTTTATCCGATGCCTGAAAACGTGATGAATGGTACGTATCCTATTTCAAGACCTCTATATATTTATACAAATGGAGAGTCACAGGATGTTGTAAAAATGTTTATTGATTATGCTTTATCGGCCGCGGGGCAAAAAATTGTATTGGAAGCTGATTTTATACCGATAAGGAAACAGAGTGTAAAGTAA
- the guaA gene encoding glutamine-hydrolyzing GMP synthase — protein MILILDFGSQYTQLIARRIREEKVYCELCPGNKPIKSFSGIKDLKGIILSGGYESVYSKDAPWPDPEIWELDVPILGICYGMQLIAELHGGKVAPSKRREFGLANVNVKCNSSLFNGLSSEETLWMSHGDKLSKIPKGFEITAKSDNSPYAAIENTAKNIYGVQFHPEVKHSVNGRTILKNFIFKICGLKRDWTMKSYIVEEVKRIHKQVGKSKVLCALSGGVDSSVAAVMLYKAIGKQLICVYVDHGLQKLGETERVRKVFGRMFGKNLIIVSAKKIFLSKLKGITDPEQKRKIIGHTFIEVFDGEVKKLKGINFLLQGTIYPDVIESVSIKGAKSPIKSHHNVGGLPEKMKMKLVEPLRFLFKDEVRVLGKELGVPSEIIDRQPFPGPGLAIRTLGEITKEKLNILKEADNIVTEEIIKAGLYEKIWQSFAIILPVKTVGVMGDARTYEYVIAIRAVNSEDAMTADWVKLPYELLSKISSRIINEVKGTNRVVYDISNKPPATIEWE, from the coding sequence ATGATTTTGATATTGGATTTTGGTTCGCAGTACACGCAGCTGATCGCAAGACGCATAAGGGAAGAGAAAGTATATTGCGAACTATGCCCTGGGAATAAACCTATAAAATCTTTTTCCGGAATTAAGGATTTAAAGGGCATAATTCTTTCAGGCGGTTATGAAAGTGTTTACTCAAAAGATGCTCCTTGGCCTGATCCTGAAATATGGGAACTTGATGTTCCTATTTTGGGAATATGTTACGGTATGCAGCTTATAGCGGAACTTCACGGCGGAAAAGTTGCTCCGTCAAAACGCAGGGAATTCGGTCTTGCGAATGTAAATGTAAAATGTAACAGTTCTTTATTTAATGGACTTAGTTCCGAAGAAACTCTATGGATGAGCCATGGCGACAAACTTTCAAAAATTCCAAAAGGTTTTGAGATAACGGCAAAGTCAGATAACTCTCCTTATGCGGCGATAGAGAATACAGCAAAGAACATATACGGTGTACAATTTCATCCTGAGGTAAAGCATTCTGTTAACGGCAGGACAATCTTGAAAAATTTTATATTTAAAATCTGCGGTTTAAAACGCGACTGGACTATGAAATCTTATATTGTGGAGGAAGTTAAAAGAATTCATAAACAGGTTGGAAAAAGCAAAGTTTTATGTGCTCTCTCAGGCGGAGTTGATTCTTCCGTTGCGGCTGTAATGCTCTATAAAGCTATAGGGAAGCAGCTTATATGCGTTTATGTTGACCACGGACTTCAGAAGCTCGGTGAGACTGAAAGAGTGCGTAAAGTATTTGGCAGAATGTTCGGTAAAAATCTTATTATAGTTTCCGCAAAAAAAATATTTTTGTCAAAACTTAAAGGTATAACCGATCCTGAACAAAAGAGAAAAATTATAGGTCACACTTTTATAGAAGTTTTTGATGGAGAAGTAAAAAAGTTGAAGGGCATAAATTTTCTTTTGCAGGGAACGATATATCCTGATGTTATAGAGAGTGTTTCTATAAAGGGAGCGAAATCTCCGATTAAAAGTCATCACAATGTCGGCGGACTTCCTGAAAAAATGAAAATGAAACTTGTTGAACCTCTGAGGTTTTTATTTAAGGATGAGGTGAGAGTTTTAGGAAAAGAACTCGGGGTTCCGTCAGAAATCATAGATAGGCAGCCTTTTCCGGGTCCTGGACTTGCCATAAGAACATTAGGCGAGATAACGAAAGAAAAACTAAATATTTTAAAAGAAGCAGACAATATAGTAACGGAAGAAATAATAAAAGCTGGGCTTTATGAGAAAATCTGGCAGTCTTTTGCTATAATACTGCCTGTTAAAACTGTAGGCGTTATGGGAGATGCCAGAACTTATGAATATGTAATTGCCATAAGAGCCGTAAATTCTGAAGATGCGATGACGGCAGACTGGGTAAAACTTCCTTATGAGCTGCTCAGTAAGATATCTTCTCGAATTATAAACGAAGTTAAAGGCACCAACAGAGTAGTTTATGATATTTCCAATAAACCGCCCGCTACTATAGAGTGGGAATAA